A single Phragmites australis chromosome 4, lpPhrAust1.1, whole genome shotgun sequence DNA region contains:
- the LOC133916302 gene encoding uncharacterized protein LOC133916302 — protein MDKKLRVCDTSRAGCVDLTTASSSSSPPPEWRHPLLQISPPLYFLLRRLLVSSPCYSSYPLETLTLAQPLPMAADYRTPDRLLPAAAEEPSQGPPKPVLSAPAAAATHDGLRFWQYMLAGSVAGVVEHTAMFPVDTLKTHMQATAPPCRPAVSLRATLRNAMAGEGGALALYRGLPAMALGAGPAHAVYFSVYEFAKSALTDRLGPNNPAAHAASGVLATVASDAVFTPMDTVKQRLQLTSSPYTGVGHCVRTVLRDEGTGAFFVSYRTTVVMNAPYTAVHFAAYEAAKRMLGDMAADEESLAVHATAGAAAGALAAAITTPLDVVKTQLQCQGVCGCERFSSSSIRDVFKTIINRDGYAGLMRGWKPRMLFHAPAAAICWSTYEASKSFFERFNEKRRK, from the exons atggacaaGAAACTGCGAGTCTGCGACACGAGCCGAGCAGGATGCGTCGATTTgaccaccgcctcctcttcctcctcccctcctcctgaATGGCGGCATCCTCTTCTCCAAATCTCTCCCCCTCTTTatttcctcctccgccgccttctcgtcTCCTCCCCCTGCTACTCCTCCTACCCGctcgaaaccctaaccctagcgcaGCCGCTCCCCATGGCTGCCGACTACCGCACCCCCGACCGCCTcctgcccgccgccgccgaggagccATCCCAGGGCCCGCCCAAGCCGGTGCTTAGCGCCCCCGCCGCTGCGGCCACCCACGACGGCCTCCGCTTCTGGCAGTACATGCTCGCCGGctccgtcgccggcgtcgtcgAGCACACGGCGATGTTCCCCGTCGACACCCTCAAGACCCACATGCAGGCCACCGCGCCGCCGTGCCGCCCGGCCGTGTCGCTGAGGGCGACCCTGCGCAACGCCATGGCCGGCGAGGGCGGCGCCCTGGCGCTCTACCGGGGGCTCCCGGCCATGGCGCTCGGCGCCGGCCCCGCCCACGCCGTCTACTTCTCCGTCTACGAGTTCGCCAAGTCGGCGCTTACCGACCGCCTCGGCCCCAACAACCCCGCGGCGCACGCGGCCTCCGGGGTGCTAGCCACCGTCGCCAGCGACGCGGTCTTCACCCCGATGGACACAGTCAAGCAGCGGCTGCAGCTCACCAGCAGCCCGTACACGGGCGTCGGGCACTGCGTCCGCACCGTGCTGCGCGACGAGGGGACCGGGGCGTTCTTCGTGTCCTACCGGACCACCGTGGTGATGAACGCACCCTACACCGCAGTCCACTTCGCCGCCTACGAGGCGGCGAAGCGGATGCTCGGGGACATGGCCGCCGACGAGGAGTCGCTCGCTGTTCATGCCACTGCTGGGGCCGCAGCTGGCGCGCTCGCAGCAGCGATCACCACGCCGCTCGATGTGGTCAAGACGCAGCTGCAGTGCCAG GGTGTGTGCGGCTGTGAGCGCTTCTCAAGTAGCTCTATAAGAGATGTGTTTAAAACAATCATAAATCGTGATGGATATGCTGGGCTCATGAGGGGATGGAAGCCAAGGATGCTGTTCCATGCACCCGCAGCTGCGATCTGCTGGTCCACATATGAAGCTTCAAAGTCATTTTTCGAAAGATTCAACGAGAAAAGGAGGAAATAG
- the LOC133916301 gene encoding small ribosomal subunit protein eS7-like — MYTARKKIQKEKGLEPSEFEDSVAQAFFDLENGNQELKSDLKDLYINNAVQMDVAGNRKAVVIHVPYRLRKAFRKIHVRLVRELEKKFSGKDVVVIATRRIVRPPKKGSAVQRPRTRTLTAVHDGVLEDVVYPAEIVGKRVRYRLDGAKVIKIFLDPKERNNTEYKLETFTAVYRRLCGKDVVFEYPVTENA, encoded by the exons ATGTACACCGCGAGGAAGAAGATCCAGAAGGAGAAGGGCCTCGAGCCCTCCGAGTTCGAGGACTCCGTCGCCCAG GCTTTCTTTGATCTGGAGAACGGCAACCAGGAGCTCAAGAGCGATCTGAAGGACCTGTACATCAACAATGCAGT CCAGATGGATGTTGCCGGGAATAGGAAGGCTGTGGTGATCCACGTACCCTACCGCCTGCGCAAGGCTTTCAGGAAGATCCACGTCAGGCTCGTCAGGGAGCTGGAGAAGAAGTTCAGTGGCAAG GATGTTGTAGTTATTGCGACAAGAAGGATCGTGAGGCCACCCAAGAAGGGTTCAGCTGTTCAGCGCCCTCGCACCAGGACTTTGACTGCTGTTCATGATGGAGTCTTGGAGGATGTTGTCTACCCAGCGGAAATTGTGGGGAAGCGTGTCAGATACCGTTTGGATGGTGCCAAGGTTATCAAG ATCTTCTTGGACCCAAAGGAGAGGAACAACACCGAGTACAAGCTGGAGACCTTCACTGCCGTCTACCGCAGGCTCTGTGGGAAAGATGTGGTCTTTGAGTACCCTGTGACCGAAAATGCATGA